Proteins from a genomic interval of Scylla paramamosain isolate STU-SP2022 chromosome 26, ASM3559412v1, whole genome shotgun sequence:
- the LOC135113524 gene encoding uncharacterized protein LOC135113524 isoform X2, giving the protein METSLVTYCSNVCALATLFTRQKALQKEREITVLWEKTESLSGQLVTVHNHSHFEENGLSHDHLAQENITLTELIKQLEDKLKLSKIEIKNITRQNSELHALITEYKVTPSEEKDKDGTSSCENSEAKCELPST; this is encoded by the exons atggagacgtCATTGGTCACATACTGTTCTAATGTATGTGCACTTGCCACGCTGTTCACCAGGCAAAAGGCGTTGCAGAAAGAGCGCGAGATCACTGTGTTGTGGGAGAAGACAGAGTCCCTTAGTGGTCAGCTGGTGACGgtccacaaccacagccacttTGAAGAGAATGGCCTGAGCCACGACCACCTTGCTCAAGAAAATATCACGTTGACAGAGCTGATTAAACAACTAGAAGATAAGCTCAAACTTTCAAAG atagaaataaaaaacatcacaagacagaatagtgagctgcatgcacttatcacagagtataaagtcactccctcagaggaaaaagacaaggatggcacgtcttcatgtgagaactcagaagctaaatgtgagctaccatccacatga
- the LOC135113524 gene encoding uncharacterized protein LOC135113524 isoform X1 — protein METSLVTYCSNVCALATLFTRQKALQKEREITVLWEKTESLSGQLVTVHNHSHFEENGLSHDHLAQENITLTELIKQLEDKLKLSKIEIKNITRQNSELHALITEYKVTPSEEKDKDGTSSCENSEAKCTDTKGKLLGQVATLTSEVSRLESECSSPSGSARL, from the exons atggagacgtCATTGGTCACATACTGTTCTAATGTATGTGCACTTGCCACGCTGTTCACCAGGCAAAAGGCGTTGCAGAAAGAGCGCGAGATCACTGTGTTGTGGGAGAAGACAGAGTCCCTTAGTGGTCAGCTGGTGACGgtccacaaccacagccacttTGAAGAGAATGGCCTGAGCCACGACCACCTTGCTCAAGAAAATATCACGTTGACAGAGCTGATTAAACAACTAGAAGATAAGCTCAAACTTTCAAAG atagaaataaaaaacatcacaagacagaatagtgagctgcatgcacttatcacagagtataaagtcactccctcagaggaaaaagacaaggatggcacgtcttcatgtgagaactcagaagctaaat gtacagataccaaggggaaattgctgggtcaagtggctacactgacatctgaggttagcaggttggagagtgagtgcagcagtccttcaggttcagctagactgtga